From the Thamnophis elegans isolate rThaEle1 chromosome 11, rThaEle1.pri, whole genome shotgun sequence genome, one window contains:
- the METTL21C gene encoding protein-lysine methyltransferase METTL21C gives MISTKHQMLPKMAQKLTEEEEDYHDNSSLLPDSGPPVFEILPKWVSKASYYFDKEHYCYAGHQIIIQESIECFGAVVWPAALALCQYLESNQEEIDFKEKKVLEIGAGTGLVSIVASILGAFVTATDLPEVLVNLEFNITRNTQNLDIHKPEVRKLIWGTNLLEDFPKATHHYDFIVATDVVYHHTALDSLLDTLHYLCQPGTTLLWANKFRFSTDYEFLGSMSNIFNITQLAEFPESSIKLFKGTIKGN, from the exons ATGATATCTACAAAGCACCAGATGCTCCCTAAAATGGCTCAAAAATTaacagaagaggaagaggacTACCACGACAATTCTTCTCTATTACCAGACTCAG GTCCACCTGTATTTGAAATATTGCCCAAATGGGTTTCAAAGGCCTCCTACTATTTTGACAAAGAACATTATTGTTATGCTGGCCATCAGATCATCATTCAAGAATCCATTGAATGCTTTGGAGCTGTAGTATGGCCCGCT GCTCTTGCTTTATGTCAGTACCTGGAATCAAATCAAGAGGAAATtgacttcaaagaaaagaaagtccTTGAAATTGGAGCTGGGACAGGTCTAGTGTCTATTGTGGCAAGTATATTAG gAGCTTTTGTCACAGCTACTGACTTGCCTGAGGTACTTGTAAACTTGGAGTTCAATATTACTAGGAATACACAGAATCTAGACATTCACAAGCCTGAAGTGAGGAAGCTCATTTGGGGGACGAATCTCCTTGAAGACTTTCCCAAAGCAACCCACCATTATGATTTCATTGTGGCTACCGATGTTGTCTACCATCACACAGCTCTAGATTCTCTGCTGGATACACTTCACTACTTATGCCAGCCTGGGACAACGTTGCTTTGGGCAAATAAATTTAGATTCAGCACAGATTatgaatttttgggctcaatgagCAACATATTCAATATTACCCAGCTAGCGGAATTTCCGGAGTCAAGTATCAAGTTGTTCAAAGGCACCATCAAAGGGAATTAA